The Streptomyces durmitorensis genome contains the following window.
CCCCCTCGCCGCCCAGCTCGCCACCGCCCACGACGAGGCGGGGAACGTACTGACCGAACTGCGCGAGCTCATCCGGGGCATCCACCCCCAGGTCCTCGTCGACTACGGTCTCGCCGCCGCCATCGAGGACGCGGCCGAACGCTCCCCGATCCCCGTCGACACCGACCTGGACGGCCTGCCCCGCCTGCCCGAACCCGTCGAATCCGCCGGGTACTTCACCACCCGCGAGGCCCTCACCAACATCGCCCGCCACAGTGAAGCCCCCCGCGCGCACATCACCGCCCGCCATGAGCACGAAACCCTCCGCATCGACGTGCGCGACAACGGCAAGGGCGGTGCCGATCCCGGCCGCGGCACCGGCCTCACCGGCCTGGCGGACCGCATCGCGGTGCTCGATGGCACACTGACCGTCACCAGCCCGCCCGGCGGCCCGACCGTACTGTCCGTGGAGATCCCGTGCCGAGCCCAGCAACCCCGAGCCCTCACCACCGACTGAGGATCGTCGTCGCCGAGGACAGCGTGCTGCTCCGCGAAGGGCTCGTCGGCCTGCTCACCCGCTTCGGCCACGAGGTGCCCGCCGCGCTCGGCGACGCGGAGGGGCTGCGCGCCGCCGTCGAGGAGCACGCACCGGACCTCGTCCTCACCGACGTACGCATGCCGCCCACCTTCCAGGACGAAGGCCTGCGCGCCGCACTCGCCCTGCGTGCCGAACGGCCGAAGCTCCCGGTCCTCGTGCTCAGCCAGTACGTGCAGCGTTCGTACGCCGCCGAGCTCCTGGACACCGGCGAAGGCACCGGCGTCGGCTATCTGCTCAAGGACCGGGTGGGCCAGGTCGAGCAGTTCGCCGACGCGGTGACGCAGGTGGCGGCGGGCGGCACGGTCGTGGACCCGGAAGTCGTACGGCAGTTGATCAGGCGCCGCCGCGACCCCCTCGAACAGCTCACGCCGCGCGAGCGCGAGGTGCTCGGCCTGGTGGCCGAGGGCAGGTCGAACGCGTCGATCGCCGCCGAACTCGTCGTCAGCGAGGCCGCGGTGGGCAAACACATCGGCAACATC
Protein-coding sequences here:
- a CDS encoding response regulator translates to MPSPATPSPHHRLRIVVAEDSVLLREGLVGLLTRFGHEVPAALGDAEGLRAAVEEHAPDLVLTDVRMPPTFQDEGLRAALALRAERPKLPVLVLSQYVQRSYAAELLDTGEGTGVGYLLKDRVGQVEQFADAVTQVAAGGTVVDPEVVRQLIRRRRDPLEQLTPREREVLGLVAEGRSNASIAAELVVSEAAVGKHIGNILGKLDLPPADGTHRRVLAVLAYLRA